From Alienimonas californiensis, a single genomic window includes:
- a CDS encoding cytochrome C oxidase subunit IV family protein, which produces MASHAAPEPLDPHLVSGHAGDHNPIAHVMPKWMLIAVFSALLALTALTVFCASFELGSYEVLVAMTIATVKAVLVATFFMHLKYDNPLNTAILLFSMIFVALFIGLSILDTQSYRGEVEEWRANQAAAAGG; this is translated from the coding sequence ATGGCCTCCCACGCCGCCCCCGAGCCGCTGGATCCGCACCTCGTCAGCGGGCACGCCGGCGATCACAACCCGATCGCCCACGTCATGCCGAAGTGGATGCTGATCGCGGTGTTCAGCGCCCTGCTGGCCCTGACGGCGCTCACCGTCTTCTGCGCCTCGTTCGAGCTGGGCAGCTACGAGGTGCTGGTGGCGATGACGATCGCCACGGTCAAGGCCGTGCTGGTGGCGACGTTCTTCATGCACCTGAAGTACGACAACCCGCTGAACACGGCGATCCTGCTGTTCAGCATGATCTTCGTGGCGCTGTTCATCGGGCTGTCGATCCTCGACACCCAGAGCTACCGCGGCGAAGTGGAAGAGTGGCGGGCCAATCAGGCGGCCGCCGCCGGCGGCTGA
- a CDS encoding SGNH/GDSL hydrolase family protein: MTGNRLLDAIAGHFAGGGAFFTACGLLLAAVGLRLAAGLATGGPEGRTADRLSHVGVLVALVGTVVLIFSACPLPRWWYGFVFCVAAWWAFASRPTWSRGWRFGSAATLAALLLWGAGWELTWRLPPTIPPAAERELVIVGDSLTAGVGGDGPHWPERLSRTRDLPVAVRAVPGATVADPLAGLGWEVPETGGVLLLELGGNDMLGGTNVGAFRSDLRTLLERLERRTAERGGTVVAVGLPLPPFHGAYGRAQRTACQQAHVPLIPRHLLANVLFGPNATTDGLHLSPAGHEAMAEAMWNAVGDALPQASEGASAPRVLEPGDDTGG, translated from the coding sequence ATGACCGGGAACCGCCTGCTGGACGCGATCGCCGGGCACTTCGCCGGCGGCGGGGCCTTCTTCACCGCCTGCGGACTGCTGCTGGCGGCAGTCGGCCTGCGGCTGGCGGCGGGCCTCGCCACGGGCGGACCGGAGGGACGAACGGCCGACCGGCTGAGCCACGTCGGCGTGCTGGTCGCCCTCGTCGGCACGGTGGTGCTGATCTTCTCCGCCTGCCCGCTGCCGAGGTGGTGGTACGGGTTCGTCTTCTGCGTCGCCGCCTGGTGGGCGTTCGCCAGCCGGCCGACCTGGTCGCGCGGCTGGCGCTTCGGCTCCGCGGCGACGCTGGCGGCGCTCCTGCTGTGGGGGGCCGGCTGGGAACTGACGTGGCGGCTCCCCCCGACGATCCCGCCGGCCGCGGAGCGGGAGCTGGTGATCGTCGGCGACTCGCTGACGGCGGGGGTCGGCGGCGACGGGCCGCACTGGCCGGAGCGACTCTCGCGGACCCGCGACCTGCCGGTCGCGGTGCGGGCCGTGCCGGGGGCGACGGTCGCGGACCCGTTGGCCGGCCTCGGCTGGGAGGTGCCGGAGACCGGCGGCGTGCTCCTGCTGGAACTGGGCGGGAACGACATGCTCGGCGGCACGAACGTCGGGGCCTTCCGCTCCGACCTCCGCACCCTGCTGGAACGGCTCGAACGCCGAACGGCCGAGCGGGGCGGCACGGTGGTCGCTGTCGGCCTGCCGCTCCCGCCCTTCCACGGCGCCTACGGCCGCGCCCAGCGGACGGCGTGCCAACAGGCCCACGTCCCCCTCATCCCCCGCCACCTGCTGGCGAACGTCCTGTTCGGCCCGAACGCCACGACCGACGGCCTGCACCTCTCCCCCGCCGGGCATGAGGCGATGGCGGAGGCCATGTGGAACGCGGTGGGCGACGCCCTTCCCCAGGCGAGCGAGGGGGCGTCAGCCCCCCGTGTTCTCGAACCGGGCGACGACACGGGGGGCTGA
- a CDS encoding aldehyde dehydrogenase family protein, translated as MPPADAEGFHADNPATGEPLPERYPVADWAELDRLAAGAAAAFESGADTAAVAAFLEGYADRIEANAADLAAVAALETGLPEEGRLRNGEVPRTVGQLRQAAAAVRDGGWRRPTISDGNIRSILEPLGPTVVIGPNNFPFAFNGACGGDFAAAIGAGCPVIAKGHPHHPGTSRKLAELMTDAAAAAGLPEGWVSLFYDCAPEDGLKLARDPRIAAVAFTGSKRAGLALKAACDETATVGHFELGSENPVFILPGALAERADAIVEELAGSALLGGGQFCTQPGIVVLPGGQAAATFPAALQARFDDAPTPPLLSENVVKGLQAGVKTLTDAGAERLPAKGPEAQPGFRFPNTVLTATAEQFLADPDLFQTECFGPVSLLVTGTNAEQRRALASELQGQLTVTILSDTGGSDDEEYGPLAAILRRKCGRLLNDKMPTGVAVVPAMCHGGPFPASGQPHFTAVGIPAALTRFTRLACYDNVRPERLPAALRD; from the coding sequence ATGCCGCCTGCCGACGCTGAAGGTTTTCACGCCGACAACCCGGCCACCGGGGAGCCGCTGCCGGAGCGCTACCCCGTGGCCGACTGGGCGGAACTGGACCGCCTCGCCGCCGGGGCCGCCGCCGCGTTCGAGTCCGGGGCCGACACGGCCGCGGTCGCGGCGTTCCTGGAAGGCTATGCGGACCGCATTGAGGCGAACGCCGCCGACCTCGCCGCCGTCGCCGCGCTCGAAACGGGCCTGCCGGAGGAGGGGCGGCTGAGAAACGGCGAGGTCCCCCGCACCGTCGGCCAGCTGCGACAGGCCGCCGCCGCGGTCCGCGACGGAGGCTGGCGCCGGCCGACGATCTCCGACGGCAACATCCGGTCGATCCTCGAACCGCTGGGGCCGACGGTGGTGATCGGGCCGAACAACTTCCCGTTCGCCTTCAATGGCGCCTGCGGGGGGGACTTCGCGGCGGCGATCGGCGCCGGCTGCCCGGTCATCGCTAAGGGGCACCCGCATCACCCGGGAACCAGTCGCAAGCTCGCCGAACTCATGACCGACGCCGCCGCGGCCGCGGGCCTGCCAGAGGGCTGGGTGAGTCTGTTCTACGACTGCGCCCCGGAGGACGGGTTGAAGCTGGCCCGCGATCCGCGGATCGCGGCGGTCGCCTTCACCGGCTCGAAGCGGGCCGGGCTGGCCTTGAAGGCGGCGTGCGACGAGACCGCGACCGTCGGGCATTTCGAACTGGGCAGCGAGAACCCGGTGTTCATCCTGCCCGGAGCCCTGGCGGAGCGGGCCGACGCGATCGTGGAGGAACTCGCCGGCAGCGCCCTGCTGGGCGGCGGGCAGTTCTGCACCCAGCCGGGCATCGTCGTGCTGCCGGGCGGTCAGGCCGCGGCGACCTTCCCGGCAGCGTTGCAGGCCCGGTTCGACGACGCCCCCACCCCGCCGCTGCTCTCCGAAAACGTGGTGAAGGGCCTGCAGGCCGGCGTGAAGACCCTCACCGACGCCGGTGCCGAGCGGTTGCCGGCCAAGGGCCCGGAGGCTCAACCCGGCTTTCGCTTCCCCAACACCGTGCTGACGGCGACCGCGGAGCAGTTCCTCGCGGACCCGGACCTTTTCCAGACTGAATGCTTCGGCCCGGTCTCCCTGCTGGTGACCGGCACGAACGCGGAGCAACGCCGGGCCCTCGCCAGCGAACTGCAGGGCCAACTGACCGTGACGATCCTCAGCGACACCGGCGGGTCCGACGACGAGGAATATGGCCCCCTCGCCGCGATCCTGCGGCGCAAGTGCGGCCGGTTGCTGAACGACAAGATGCCCACCGGCGTCGCGGTGGTCCCGGCGATGTGCCACGGCGGCCCCTTCCCGGCCAGCGGCCAGCCGCACTTCACCGCGGTCGGCATCCCCGCCGCGCTGACCCGCTTCACCCGCCTCGCCTGCTACGACAACGTCCGCCCGGAGCGCCTCCCCGCCGCCCTGCGCGACTGA
- a CDS encoding phage holin family protein: MSVHAPHVPNSVSPPASRDDGRSIADLLKDLRDESTTLVRQEVALAKTELSEKAAVYGRNAGKIAAGAALAFASTVALVLALAFAAYFAIVALGGGDDAEEWVRWVAGLVGFVGVPLLALAIGGFLIKSAVDRISHTSPMPEQTIASVKADARQVGHDLQEFKQKVTPR, from the coding sequence ATGTCCGTCCACGCCCCACACGTCCCTAACTCGGTCTCGCCGCCCGCCAGTCGAGACGACGGTCGATCCATCGCCGACCTGCTGAAAGACCTGCGGGACGAGAGTACGACGCTCGTCCGTCAGGAGGTGGCTCTGGCGAAGACGGAATTGTCCGAGAAGGCGGCCGTGTACGGCCGCAACGCCGGCAAGATCGCCGCCGGGGCCGCCTTGGCCTTCGCCTCCACCGTCGCCCTCGTGCTGGCCCTCGCGTTCGCCGCGTACTTCGCCATCGTCGCCCTCGGCGGCGGCGACGATGCGGAAGAGTGGGTCCGCTGGGTCGCCGGTCTGGTCGGCTTCGTGGGCGTGCCCCTGCTGGCTCTCGCGATCGGCGGGTTCCTGATCAAGTCCGCCGTCGATCGGATCTCTCACACCAGTCCCATGCCGGAGCAGACGATCGCCAGCGTGAAGGCGGACGCTCGGCAGGTCGGTCACGATCTCCAGGAATTCAAACAGAAAGTCACCCCCCGATGA
- a CDS encoding cytochrome c oxidase subunit 3 → MSDRFAGLRWKDWSFVPTSGPAQRRTRMGLNLLLFGYLGFTFLAVLILYLFTALGRDARPAESIPTAFWFSTVAALVGGFCLRAAVQAMRRERQRAARGLVALALLSGVGFGVGQAVGVWQMLDDYRPAVRPSIAAPGGGSYLDPDAKVALPMAALITTLVALHGAHFLGGLCVLVVAAVRTFAGRYDHEYHAGLLLTARYWTFLDVSWLVMLATFYLTL, encoded by the coding sequence GTGAGCGACCGCTTCGCCGGCCTGCGGTGGAAGGATTGGAGCTTCGTGCCCACCTCCGGTCCCGCCCAGCGGCGGACGCGGATGGGGCTGAACCTGCTGCTGTTCGGCTACCTCGGGTTCACGTTTCTCGCCGTCCTGATCCTGTACCTGTTCACGGCGCTGGGCCGCGACGCCCGGCCCGCGGAGTCGATTCCGACGGCGTTCTGGTTCAGTACGGTCGCGGCGCTGGTCGGCGGGTTCTGCCTACGGGCTGCGGTGCAGGCAATGCGGCGGGAACGGCAGCGGGCGGCCCGCGGGCTGGTGGCCCTGGCGTTGCTCAGCGGGGTGGGATTCGGCGTCGGGCAGGCGGTCGGGGTCTGGCAGATGCTCGATGACTACCGACCGGCGGTCCGCCCCAGCATCGCGGCGCCCGGCGGGGGCAGCTATCTGGACCCCGACGCCAAGGTCGCATTGCCGATGGCCGCGTTGATCACCACCCTCGTCGCCCTGCACGGCGCCCACTTTCTCGGTGGGTTGTGCGTGCTGGTCGTCGCCGCCGTCCGGACCTTCGCGGGGCGGTACGACCACGAATACCACGCCGGCCTGCTGCTGACTGCCCGCTACTGGACATTCCTGGACGTCTCCTGGCTGGTGATGCTGGCGACGTTCTACCTGACTCTGTAG
- the nadB gene encoding L-aspartate oxidase yields MPLAELSLASPRHLVRFHPKRVPHMFTDVLILGAGIAGIRAALAARAVDPSLETVVISKNELRESNSAYAQGGIAGVLDPEDDFAHHAADTIAAGKGLCDAAVVDLVIREAPQRIEELVEYGADFDRVADQHGVSQLALTREGGHSHRRIVHALGDATGWEVMRAMRKRVRSADSVQLWEQTFLIDLLTVGEGADARCAGALVWSPTHGKTFVWAKSTVLCTGGLGRLFRETTNPDIATGDGHAAAFRAGAQLRDMEFMQFHPTVLYIAGGARHLISEAVRGEGAHLLDADGRRFMGDYSEALELAPRDEVSRAITDVMEKSGHPCVYLSLAHLDPALVAERFPNIGQTCKRFGLDISKDRIPVRPGAHYMIGGVTTDLEGATTLPGLWSAGESTSSGLHGANRLASNSLLEGLVFGKRAGEAAAQSASGRGDEFCARTLEADRPAPQHEPLDVEDLRRSLASLMTRRVGISRDAAGLSDAGRQVDFWAKFAGTQEFSEPAGWELQNMLLAARLMAAAASARQESRGVHFRSDYPDPHPGAGRHVTLRRE; encoded by the coding sequence ATGCCGCTCGCCGAACTTTCGCTTGCCAGTCCGCGGCACCTCGTGCGGTTTCACCCCAAGCGGGTGCCGCACATGTTCACGGACGTGCTGATCCTGGGGGCGGGGATCGCCGGCATCCGGGCGGCGCTGGCGGCCCGGGCGGTCGATCCGTCGCTGGAGACGGTCGTGATCTCCAAGAACGAACTGCGGGAGTCCAACAGCGCCTACGCTCAGGGCGGCATCGCCGGGGTGCTGGACCCGGAGGACGACTTCGCCCACCACGCCGCCGACACGATCGCTGCCGGCAAGGGGCTGTGCGATGCGGCCGTGGTCGACCTCGTGATCCGCGAGGCGCCGCAGCGGATCGAGGAACTGGTCGAATACGGGGCGGACTTCGACCGCGTCGCGGATCAACACGGCGTCTCCCAGCTCGCCCTGACCCGCGAGGGCGGGCACTCCCACCGCCGGATCGTCCACGCCCTCGGCGACGCGACCGGCTGGGAGGTCATGCGGGCGATGCGCAAGCGGGTGCGGTCTGCGGACAGCGTCCAGCTTTGGGAGCAGACGTTCCTCATCGACCTGCTGACCGTCGGAGAAGGAGCCGACGCCCGCTGTGCCGGGGCGCTGGTCTGGAGCCCGACGCACGGCAAGACGTTCGTCTGGGCGAAAAGCACCGTGCTGTGCACCGGCGGATTGGGGCGCTTGTTCCGCGAGACGACCAACCCGGACATCGCCACCGGCGACGGCCACGCCGCCGCCTTCCGGGCCGGGGCCCAACTGCGGGACATGGAGTTCATGCAGTTCCACCCCACGGTCCTCTACATCGCCGGCGGTGCCCGGCACCTCATCAGCGAAGCGGTCCGCGGCGAGGGCGCCCACCTGCTGGACGCCGACGGCCGCCGGTTCATGGGCGACTACAGCGAGGCGCTGGAACTGGCCCCGCGGGACGAGGTCAGCCGGGCGATCACGGACGTGATGGAGAAGTCCGGCCACCCGTGCGTGTACCTGTCGCTGGCTCACCTCGACCCGGCGCTGGTTGCGGAGCGGTTCCCCAACATCGGCCAGACCTGCAAACGGTTCGGGTTGGACATCTCGAAGGACCGCATCCCGGTGCGGCCCGGGGCCCACTACATGATCGGCGGCGTCACGACCGACCTCGAAGGCGCCACCACGCTGCCGGGGCTGTGGAGCGCGGGCGAATCGACCTCCTCCGGCCTGCACGGGGCGAACCGGCTGGCGAGCAACTCGCTGCTGGAGGGACTGGTGTTCGGCAAGCGGGCCGGCGAGGCGGCGGCCCAGTCGGCCAGCGGCCGTGGCGACGAGTTCTGCGCCCGCACCCTCGAAGCCGATCGTCCCGCCCCGCAGCACGAACCGCTGGACGTGGAGGATTTGCGGCGGTCGCTCGCCAGTCTGATGACCCGCCGGGTGGGCATCAGCCGGGACGCCGCGGGGCTGAGCGACGCCGGCCGGCAGGTGGACTTCTGGGCGAAGTTCGCCGGGACGCAGGAGTTCAGCGAACCGGCCGGGTGGGAGCTGCAAAACATGCTGCTCGCCGCCCGCCTGATGGCCGCCGCCGCCTCCGCCCGCCAGGAGAGCCGCGGCGTCCACTTCCGCAGCGACTACCCCGACCCGCACCCCGGCGCCGGTCGGCACGTCACGCTGCGGCGCGAATAG
- a CDS encoding sigma-54-dependent transcriptional regulator, which produces MPRLLVIDDDRTVPLLVRKAVSGLEIGGEPVEVSAALTAREGLNLAKSERPDVVLLDLVLPGVRGSELFSTLHAADPKRPVLFMTAGGTSDTAIEAMKQGAFDYLLKPLDLPKLRELLATALESRRLMSTKVGLSAQAGDSMPTDLFVGRTESAVQVYKSIGLVAAQDVTVLVRGESGTGKELVARAIYHHGKRQDKPFMAINCAAIPDALLESELFGHEKGSFTGADRQRIGKFEQCSGGTIFLDEIGDTSLPMQAKMLRLLQEQRFERVGGNVTIKTDVRVIAATNRPLERMVDDGDFRGDLFFRLNEFSIDIPPLRERGEDVLLLVEFFLSRFKRDMGQTELEGIAPEAVDLLRNYGWPGNVRELQSVLRKAILHSTGPVIVPKDLPAEVRGDRRAVGPAAPLSGRPAPPPEPAAPPTPDAARPAAPPASEPAAPAGEPHRETAPQSAPAPAPEPPTQSGPPSDLRPLLDAALAENSEDIYADSLELMERYVVTRILDRTGGNQSRAAKLLGITRGSLRNKIRGLGITIEQVIGSDDD; this is translated from the coding sequence GTGCCCCGCCTTCTCGTCATCGACGACGACCGCACCGTCCCCCTGCTCGTGCGGAAGGCGGTCAGCGGGTTGGAGATCGGCGGGGAGCCGGTGGAGGTCTCCGCGGCGCTGACCGCCCGCGAGGGGTTGAACCTGGCAAAGTCGGAGCGGCCGGACGTCGTCCTGCTGGATCTCGTGCTGCCGGGGGTGCGGGGCTCGGAACTGTTCAGCACGCTGCACGCGGCGGACCCGAAGCGGCCGGTGCTGTTCATGACTGCCGGCGGGACCAGCGATACGGCCATCGAGGCCATGAAGCAGGGGGCGTTCGACTACCTGCTCAAGCCGCTCGATCTGCCCAAGCTGCGGGAGCTGCTCGCCACGGCGCTGGAGAGCCGGCGGTTGATGAGCACCAAGGTCGGCCTGAGCGCCCAGGCCGGCGACTCGATGCCGACCGACCTGTTCGTCGGTCGCACCGAGTCCGCCGTGCAGGTCTACAAGAGCATCGGCCTGGTCGCCGCCCAGGACGTCACTGTGCTGGTCCGCGGGGAGAGCGGTACCGGCAAGGAGCTGGTCGCCCGCGCGATCTACCACCACGGCAAACGGCAGGATAAGCCGTTCATGGCGATCAACTGCGCCGCCATTCCGGACGCTCTGCTGGAAAGCGAACTGTTCGGCCACGAGAAGGGCTCCTTCACCGGCGCCGATCGCCAGCGGATCGGCAAGTTCGAACAGTGCAGCGGCGGCACGATCTTCCTCGACGAGATCGGCGACACCAGCCTGCCGATGCAGGCCAAGATGCTCCGCCTACTTCAAGAGCAGCGGTTCGAACGGGTCGGCGGGAACGTCACCATCAAGACGGACGTCCGCGTGATCGCCGCCACGAATCGCCCGTTGGAACGGATGGTCGACGACGGCGACTTCCGCGGCGACCTGTTCTTCCGCCTCAACGAGTTCAGCATCGACATCCCCCCGCTGCGGGAACGGGGCGAGGACGTGCTGCTGCTGGTGGAGTTCTTCCTCAGCCGCTTCAAGCGGGATATGGGGCAGACGGAGCTGGAGGGGATCGCCCCGGAGGCGGTCGATCTGCTGCGGAACTACGGCTGGCCGGGCAACGTCCGGGAGCTGCAGAGCGTCCTGCGTAAGGCGATCCTGCACAGCACCGGCCCGGTGATCGTGCCAAAGGACCTGCCCGCGGAGGTCCGCGGCGACCGGCGGGCCGTCGGCCCGGCCGCCCCGCTGAGCGGTCGCCCGGCGCCGCCGCCGGAGCCCGCCGCCCCGCCGACGCCGGACGCGGCCCGCCCCGCCGCCCCGCCGGCCTCCGAACCCGCGGCCCCCGCCGGCGAACCCCACCGCGAGACGGCGCCGCAATCGGCCCCCGCGCCGGCGCCGGAACCGCCGACGCAGAGCGGCCCGCCCAGCGATCTGCGGCCGCTGCTGGACGCGGCCCTGGCGGAGAACTCGGAGGACATCTACGCCGACAGCCTCGAACTGATGGAGCGCTACGTCGTCACCCGCATCCTGGACCGCACCGGCGGCAACCAGAGCCGGGCCGCCAAGCTACTGGGGATCACCCGCGGCAGCCTGCGGAACAAGATCCGCGGGCTGGGCATCACCATCGAACAGGTCATCGGCAGCGACGACGACTGA
- a CDS encoding response regulator transcription factor, protein MGVSSISSEGPANGLSRIYIADDHPVVRDGYSMLIRREPDLDVVGESGEGAEILRQIDALRPDLCLLDLSLKSGNGLELCKQIRSRFPNVKVLVVSMHDETLYAERVLRSGAGGYISKAEATHKLISAVRQVLAGEVYLSQRMRERTLARSAGDLAAEGSLLDKLSDRELEVFEQIGQGRTTREIAEKLNLSPKTIESYRENLKAKLNLANSTELTRHAVHWVLERTKGGGTSD, encoded by the coding sequence GTGGGCGTTTCCAGCATTTCCTCCGAGGGTCCGGCCAACGGCCTGTCCCGTATCTACATCGCCGACGACCATCCCGTGGTGCGGGACGGTTACTCGATGCTGATCCGCCGGGAACCGGACCTTGACGTGGTCGGGGAGTCCGGCGAGGGGGCGGAGATCCTCCGGCAGATCGACGCCCTCCGACCGGACCTCTGCCTGCTCGACCTGTCGCTGAAAAGCGGCAACGGGCTGGAACTGTGCAAGCAGATCCGCAGCCGGTTTCCGAACGTGAAGGTGCTCGTCGTCTCCATGCACGACGAAACCCTGTATGCGGAGCGGGTGCTCCGCAGCGGGGCCGGCGGCTATATCTCCAAGGCGGAGGCGACGCACAAGCTGATCTCCGCCGTGCGGCAGGTGCTCGCCGGCGAGGTCTACCTCTCCCAGCGGATGCGGGAACGCACGCTGGCCCGCTCCGCCGGCGATCTCGCCGCGGAAGGCTCGCTGCTGGACAAGCTGTCCGACCGCGAACTGGAAGTGTTCGAGCAGATCGGTCAGGGACGCACCACCCGCGAGATCGCGGAGAAGCTGAACCTTTCGCCGAAGACGATCGAGAGCTACCGCGAGAACCTCAAGGCGAAGCTGAACCTCGCCAACAGCACCGAGCTGACCCGCCACGCCGTCCACTGGGTGCTGGAGCGCACCAAGGGCGGCGGCACCTCCGACTGA
- a CDS encoding DUF3618 domain-containing protein, translating to MNTAAPHQAKPYADGVPPERAAERPDSPANPATPPAYPDHTSSGAIRADIARTRTEMDGTLDQLGERLRPSALIDDAAGFAKSWLGLGTTSAAARTTAEPVYEERVQPDGTVVQVRREGVVASGPADPFGFSEVYKTGSRLVGTLGDAIRENPVATAICATGLAYAFFEDPLKKSARRQYRRWTYEGNPEPRMYSGSYVDARTGLPYSENYGAGYRNPYAASGSTSSSSSSSGEGSWSDEAGHWYDAAGNQIAAAGTAVANALSGAVESVSHAFSSGASATSHAAGAAGRSVQRYAANTSRDVTVQAGRVSDAATGALLHVGSEAKDGTIQAANTTADAAGKVYDKATGAFLYAGSSAAEAARSTGRSVKVTSGKVYDATSEALLHAGSEAKDGVVKAGETFADAAGNVYHAATGAFLYAGSAAAHTVRDAGRSVKVASGNAYDAVTGALLHAGTEVKDGTYHAAEVVADAAGNGYHATTGALLYSGSAIADAVRSASSSISHFAEDAYHSAESLGHQALEKTVDGYEVTKDRFDRSVQENPLAVGLGFLAAGLLAGFCVPRTKTENRLMGASRDRLWDQAEHSAEAVLHQAKTSAAHAMGMTLDEMERQGLTPKDLVDKAAHLAQNAGRQMGQDISHAAKAEGLDAAGLKARGAAVANAAASGAQLAASEVADKAASEARNVEGQAESEAGKLKGKAQSGAENLADSAKEKARKTVKS from the coding sequence ATGAACACCGCCGCTCCCCACCAGGCAAAGCCCTACGCGGACGGCGTACCGCCCGAGCGGGCCGCCGAACGCCCCGATTCCCCGGCCAACCCAGCCACGCCGCCGGCCTATCCAGATCACACCTCCAGCGGCGCAATCCGGGCGGACATCGCCCGCACCCGCACGGAGATGGACGGCACGCTCGACCAGTTGGGCGAACGGCTCCGGCCCTCCGCCCTGATTGACGACGCGGCCGGCTTCGCCAAGAGCTGGCTCGGCCTCGGCACGACCTCCGCCGCGGCCCGCACGACGGCCGAGCCGGTTTATGAGGAACGTGTGCAGCCCGACGGCACGGTCGTCCAGGTGCGTCGGGAAGGCGTTGTGGCCAGCGGCCCGGCCGATCCCTTCGGGTTCAGCGAGGTGTACAAGACCGGCAGTCGTCTGGTCGGTACGCTCGGCGACGCGATTCGCGAGAACCCGGTCGCCACCGCGATCTGCGCGACGGGCCTCGCCTACGCCTTCTTCGAGGATCCCCTCAAGAAGTCCGCCCGTCGGCAGTACCGGCGGTGGACCTACGAGGGGAACCCGGAGCCGCGGATGTACAGCGGCTCCTACGTCGACGCCCGCACCGGCCTGCCCTACAGCGAGAACTACGGCGCCGGCTATCGCAATCCGTACGCGGCCTCCGGCTCCACCAGTTCCTCTTCCTCCAGCTCGGGGGAGGGCTCCTGGAGCGACGAAGCCGGTCACTGGTACGACGCGGCGGGAAACCAGATCGCCGCCGCCGGAACCGCCGTGGCGAACGCGTTGTCCGGGGCGGTCGAGTCCGTCAGCCACGCGTTCTCCTCCGGGGCGTCCGCGACCTCGCACGCGGCCGGAGCGGCCGGTCGCTCCGTGCAGCGGTACGCGGCGAATACCTCGCGGGACGTGACGGTGCAGGCCGGCCGCGTGAGCGACGCGGCGACCGGCGCCCTGCTGCACGTCGGCAGCGAGGCGAAGGACGGGACGATTCAAGCGGCGAACACCACCGCCGACGCCGCCGGCAAGGTCTACGACAAAGCGACTGGGGCGTTCCTCTACGCCGGCTCTAGCGCCGCGGAGGCGGCCCGCTCGACGGGCCGCAGCGTCAAGGTGACCTCCGGGAAGGTGTACGACGCGACCTCCGAGGCGCTGCTTCACGCCGGCAGCGAGGCGAAGGACGGCGTCGTGAAAGCCGGCGAGACGTTCGCCGACGCCGCCGGCAACGTCTATCACGCGGCGACGGGGGCGTTCCTCTACGCCGGCAGCGCCGCCGCCCACACCGTCCGCGACGCCGGTCGCAGCGTGAAGGTGGCCTCCGGCAACGCCTACGACGCCGTCACCGGAGCCCTGCTGCATGCGGGAACCGAGGTCAAGGACGGCACCTACCACGCCGCCGAGGTCGTCGCCGACGCGGCGGGCAACGGCTATCACGCCACGACCGGGGCGTTGCTGTATTCCGGTTCCGCGATCGCCGACGCGGTTCGCTCGGCTTCCTCGTCCATCTCGCACTTCGCGGAGGACGCCTATCACTCGGCCGAATCGCTCGGCCATCAAGCCCTGGAGAAGACCGTGGACGGTTACGAAGTCACCAAAGACCGATTCGACCGCAGCGTGCAGGAGAACCCGCTCGCCGTGGGCCTCGGGTTCCTCGCGGCCGGTCTGCTGGCCGGGTTCTGCGTGCCCCGCACCAAGACGGAGAACCGTCTGATGGGCGCCTCCCGCGACCGGCTGTGGGATCAGGCGGAGCACTCCGCCGAAGCGGTCCTGCATCAGGCGAAGACTTCCGCCGCCCACGCGATGGGGATGACCCTGGACGAGATGGAACGCCAGGGCCTCACCCCGAAGGATCTGGTCGACAAGGCCGCCCACCTCGCGCAGAACGCCGGTCGGCAGATGGGCCAGGACATCTCCCACGCCGCGAAGGCGGAGGGGTTGGACGCGGCCGGCCTAAAGGCTCGCGGCGCCGCGGTGGCGAACGCCGCCGCCTCCGGGGCCCAGTTGGCCGCCTCCGAGGTGGCCGACAAGGCCGCCTCCGAGGCCCGCAACGTCGAGGGCCAAGCCGAGAGCGAAGCCGGCAAGCTGAAGGGCAAGGCCCAATCCGGCGCGGAGAACCTCGCCGACAGCGCGAAGGAGAAGGCGCGGAAGACGGTCAAATCCTGA